A section of the Devosia rhizoryzae genome encodes:
- a CDS encoding carboxylesterase/lipase family protein, whose translation MTFQGAKILRTPAISRLALAMATTLAVSSAQAQVVNPIEPIKTNSGLVAGQVLEPGVKAWLGIPFAKPPTQDLRWQPPQPISWDGTWNADRLGPECIQDLRPHNINHYFAEEPTSENCLYMNVWAPEDATATSKLPVVVFIYGGGGTVGSSGIDTYAGQEIAKKDAIFVNFNYRVGILGFMAHPELSAEQDGHSGNYAYLDQNAALKWINENIEQFGGDPERVVIMGQSAGARAVTEQIYSPLSAGLFSGAVMSSGCTWDIAGTSLEDGEKTGLEVQAALGVDSLEAMRYVPADKILAIQNETQLGVSRSGIRTSGVIDGYFMPKSQAEIQQAGEMNDVPIIAHFNRDEASTPFSAAKTVAEYEALASELYGENAEAFLATFPVASDDEVADQTTAIALANRHAKNAVGCAAIQSEVNESPAFISMFSRKHTFGDFDYADIDEATVGAYHTADIPFWFGTLEAFNKFHNGRNWSDDDRALSNDMMDSLIAFASTGNPATEAVAWEPWSAENQMMMEFADSAELVSVNPEGIDWLAANPIPAAPAVPAPSRIEGVGPRD comes from the coding sequence TGGTCAACCCCATCGAGCCGATCAAAACCAATTCAGGCCTCGTGGCCGGTCAGGTCCTCGAGCCCGGCGTCAAAGCCTGGCTGGGCATTCCCTTCGCCAAACCACCGACACAGGACCTGCGCTGGCAACCACCGCAGCCCATTTCCTGGGACGGCACCTGGAACGCGGACAGGCTCGGGCCTGAATGCATCCAGGACCTGCGTCCGCACAACATCAACCACTATTTTGCCGAAGAGCCGACCTCGGAAAACTGCCTCTACATGAATGTCTGGGCGCCGGAAGACGCCACCGCAACCTCCAAGCTGCCGGTCGTGGTGTTTATCTATGGCGGCGGCGGCACAGTCGGATCGAGCGGCATCGATACCTATGCCGGCCAGGAAATCGCCAAGAAAGACGCCATCTTCGTCAATTTCAACTATCGCGTCGGCATTCTGGGCTTCATGGCGCATCCGGAACTGAGCGCCGAGCAGGATGGTCATTCCGGCAATTACGCCTATCTTGACCAGAACGCTGCGCTCAAATGGATCAACGAGAACATCGAGCAGTTCGGCGGCGATCCGGAGCGCGTCGTGATCATGGGGCAATCGGCAGGCGCGCGCGCCGTGACCGAGCAGATCTATAGCCCGCTATCGGCAGGCCTGTTCAGCGGCGCCGTCATGTCTTCGGGCTGCACCTGGGACATCGCTGGCACCTCGCTCGAAGACGGAGAAAAGACCGGCCTCGAAGTGCAGGCGGCACTCGGCGTCGATAGCCTCGAAGCCATGCGCTACGTTCCGGCCGACAAGATCCTTGCCATCCAGAACGAAACCCAGCTCGGCGTCAGCCGCTCCGGCATCCGGACCAGCGGGGTCATCGATGGCTATTTCATGCCAAAGAGCCAGGCCGAAATCCAGCAGGCGGGCGAAATGAACGATGTGCCGATCATCGCCCATTTCAACCGCGACGAAGCCAGCACGCCATTCTCGGCGGCCAAGACGGTCGCAGAATACGAGGCGCTGGCGAGCGAACTCTATGGCGAGAACGCCGAGGCGTTCCTGGCAACCTTCCCCGTCGCCAGCGACGACGAGGTTGCCGACCAGACGACGGCGATCGCCCTCGCCAATCGCCACGCCAAGAATGCAGTGGGCTGCGCGGCGATCCAGAGCGAGGTCAACGAGTCTCCCGCTTTCATCAGCATGTTCAGCCGCAAGCACACCTTTGGCGACTTCGACTATGCCGATATCGACGAGGCCACTGTGGGCGCATACCACACGGCCGACATTCCGTTCTGGTTCGGCACGCTGGAGGCCTTCAACAAGTTCCACAACGGCCGCAACTGGAGCGACGACGACCGCGCCTTGTCCAACGACATGATGGACAGCCTGATCGCCTTCGCCAGCACCGGAAACCCGGCAACGGAAGCAGTGGCCTGGGAGCCATGGTCGGCCGAAAACCAGATGATGATGGAATTTGCCGACAGCGCCGAACTGGTGTCGGTCAACCCTGAAGGCATCGACTGGCTCGCCGCCAACCCCATCCCAGCCGCCCCCGCCGTCCCCGCCCCGAGCCGCATAGAAGGCGTCGGCCCCCGCGACTAA